A single region of the Drosophila miranda strain MSH22 chromosome 2, D.miranda_PacBio2.1, whole genome shotgun sequence genome encodes:
- the LOC108160243 gene encoding uncharacterized protein LOC108160243 isoform X4, with protein MGKENKYKPNAEKPTKPTMKRYFGKPLQQHQLKDVRFGRNELQFQGTFLSSVNVRYTASIYVAQNVAN; from the exons atgggAAAGGAAAATA AATATAAACCGAATGCcgaaaaaccaaccaaaccaaccATGAAGCGGTACTTCGGCAAGCCCCTCCAACAGCATCAACTAAAAG atgTACGTTTTGGGAGGAATGAGTTGCAATTTCAGGGGACCTTCCTGAGTTCTGTGAATGTGCGATATACGGCCTCCATATACGTTGCTCAGAATGTAGCCAACTAG